GTTGGGATTCCGACCCACTCGCGCGCTCGGGCTGCGGCCACGGATGGCCGTTCGTCGACGGCGGCGCGCGGCACGTTCGGTGAGGAGTCGACCGTGGCTGCGATGGCCAGCTGCACACGCTTGGCGCGGCGTGCTTCTTTCAGCACCTCCGGCGCCACCGTCAGGTGCCCTGACCCAGGTGGGTGCCTGAAGGCATCGGGGACCGCTCCGTTAGAAGGCGGCGCCGGCAGGAAGAAGAAGGCGCGCGGTCGCGACAGCAGGCGGGCCAGATCCGAGACCTGGCCCGTGGTGGGACGGGCATCGCCGCTCAGCCACCGATCGAACTCTGCTCGGTCAACCCCCATCGCCGATGCGACAGCGCTCGACGACCGGCCGTCCTGGTGGAGGCCCCATTCGAGCACAGAGGGGGTGATCGGCGAGGTCTTGGCGACCATCCGTTCTCACCTCCGAGTGGGGGTCAGGCCGTCGCTGCGGCGTCGTACGAAGCCGAGCGTAGCCCTCGACTGCTGCCTGCCGTGGAGACTTCGGCTCAGATGAGGCCCCGTCCTACTCGGTCTTGTGCCGTGGGCCGGTCTTGGACGCTACAACGGCTTGGGGTCGGGGCTCGACGGTCGCGAGGATCCGAGCCGCCCGCTCGATCTGCTTCCTCGCTGAGCGGGGGAGCGAAGGGCCGGCGTCATCGCGCCAGATCCTCGATCGGACCACCGAGGATCTGACGCAGCTGCTCGAGCTGCTCCGGCGCGAAGGCGACGCCGGCCAGGACGAGACCCGTCGCGGTGCTCACGACGCGCGCCGCGTCTTCCGCGCGATGTACTCCTCGAGCTCGCTCGTCAGCACCCGGGTCTTCGGCCGACCCGCGATGCCGATGTCGACGGCGCTCAGCTCGCCGGCGGCGATGAGGTTGTAGACGTGGCCCCGCGAGCAGTCGAGAACCTTGGCGGCCTCGGTGACGCTCAGCAGCTGGCTCACTCCGACGCCTCGAAGTGTGCGTCGATCCAGGCGGCAACGTCGGCCTCGCGGTACGCCACTCGTCGGCCGACCCGAGCGGCCGGCGGCCCGTCACCGTTCTTCCGCCAGTAGCGGAGAGTGCCAACCGGGACGCCGGTCCGCTCGGCGATCTCGTCCATGCGCAGCAGGCGGCTGATCGTCATGGACGCAGGGTGCTACTGACCCCCGACGGAATCCTCGGAGCTTTCGTCGATCGGGCCGCCGAGGATCCGACGCAGCTGCTCGAGTTGCTCGGGGGAGAAGTCGGGCGCGGGTTCGACCAGGCGCGCGAAGTAGTCGGCGTCGAGGATCATGCCAACGCCTCCATCCACGAGCTGAGCTCGAGCAAGTCGGCCACCTCCTCGGCCTGGTTCGCCGCTGCGAGCAGGTCGTCGGCGTCGAGCTGGTAGGCGAGGCCCTTCCAAGCGATGCGCTTCCCCGTGCGCTGGCTCACCTGGTGTGTGAACTCCCGACCGCGCGTCCAGTGCCCCGGGGCACGCCCGAACCGCCGGACGACCCGCAGGCTGTAGGTGATCGCGGTCGCGAGGTCGACTGGCCCTGCGTCGCAGCAGACGCGGACCTCCCAGCGGCGCTCGTCCTTGTAGAAGATCAGCGAGCCGACGTTCCGGAACACGCCGAGCGCTGAGCCGGGCTCAGGCAGCGCGTCGAAGACGTGACAGGTCTTCCTGTCGTAGTGCGAGACCGTGAGGCCAGCCACGCGAGCCTCGACGTAGAGCCGCGGGACGTCGCCCTCATACCGCGGGATGATGGAATCCCAGGCCACGCCGGACGATCGGCGCTTCGACGGGCCCTGGGCAGGGGATGATGCAGTCATGGTTCTGGTGCTCCTTCACAGCACTGGTTCCTAGCCCCCGGGCTGGTGCTCCAACACCGCCCCGGGGGCGCCTGTTTCACTTATGGATATTCGGGCGCACAGCGGTAACGTCCGCAGACGTGAACAGGCATGATCGAACAGCGCTTGTCCGGTGCCTACTCTCCAAGTTCCTGAAGTAGGTCACTCATATTGCGGTTTGGGACCAAACCGCGTCATTTCGGGGCCAGGA
The genomic region above belongs to Nocardioides sp. QY071 and contains:
- a CDS encoding helix-turn-helix domain-containing protein: MSQLLSVTEAAKVLDCSRGHVYNLIAAGELSAVDIGIAGRPKTRVLTSELEEYIARKTRRAS
- a CDS encoding helix-turn-helix domain-containing protein, whose translation is MTISRLLRMDEIAERTGVPVGTLRYWRKNGDGPPAARVGRRVAYREADVAAWIDAHFEASE